Within the Methanomicrobium sp. W14 genome, the region GAAATTGTTTCGTCTCTTCAGGAAAGCGGCAGGAAGGTTTGTTTTGTCGGAGACGGTGTCAATGACGGGCCTGCAATCGCCCAGGCAAATATAGGTGTCTCAATGGGATCACGCGAAAATACTGTTGCAATCGAGACTTCCCATGCTGTCATATTAAAAGACGACCTGCGTTCGCTTCTGGTTATGCTCAGGCTCGGTGCAAGGGCACTGAGGACTATCAAAGTGAACGTTGCATTTGCGGTCCTGTTTACTTTATCATTGGTCATCCTGGCGTTTTTGGGAATAATTCATCCTGTTTCGGGAGCTGTAGGTCACCAGGTGGCAACCCTTGGCGTTCTTGCAAACTCGGCTCTTTTGTCCGCAGGAATTGACAAAATATAAATCTATTTTTGACAGTTTAACTCATTAACCATTAAAAAAGGGTCTTTTTCAGGAACTGCTCCAGTCTGAAAGTGTTGTCTGGTCGTATGGCATGACCTCTGATGTCATCCTTATTGCAAGGCCGTTTTTATCTGCGTAGCCTTTAAGGCACTGAGTAGTCTCTTTCCATGTTATAACCGGAACCTTGCATTCAAATCCCCTCAAGAAGTGGTATATCACAGGATCTTCTGTTGTACTGTCCGGGTGTTCACCATATATCAGTGCATGCTTGTGCCCTGTAAAAAGCTCTATTAATGCTGATTCCTGCTTTGGTCCGGGAAGGCTGAGATTGTCCTTTGTTGAATACTGGACTATCGGGCTTGGCACCGAGTTTTCCCTGTCAAGCTTGAAAAAAATTTTTCCGCCCTTTTTTCCGGCAATAAGCGGGCACTCTGAAAAAGCATCCTCATCTGCAAGTAAAATGTGGCTGTCGCTGTCTATATCAACGCATGCTACAGTATACCCGTCGTCTGTCGGGTAATTCATATCAAGAGAGATGCTTATTTTTGTATAGTCGAGTTTACCTGTATTTGGTTTTTCCCAGAAATCCCGTATTTTGTTAATCCTCTCCGGTGAGGGTACGTGAAAAGAGTCCCTTACCGTTTTACCGAAGGACCGCCTGTCATAAAGCTTCAAAAGTTCCCTTTCGCCAGGGGGATTTTTGCCGTAGACTCCTTTTCTTGATATTATGCCAAGTGGTGCCTTTGATTTTGGCCTGCATGGAACTGCTATAAGGCCGTTTTTTTTGCACCAGAAAACGACTTCCCCGGCATTTTTGGGAGTGTAAGGCTGATATTTACAGGCAGTCATCCGGTGTTGTACTGAGTGGAGCTAATAATTTATAAAACCGGGCGTTCAAAAAGCAGGTTTTTCAGTAAATCAGGTAAAAAAGTAAAAAAATATTATGCGAGATAGTCAGCAGGCTCAGGTATCTGTTCCTTTAGGCCTTTACGCTTCCTAATCTCTTTTACGACGTCCTTGAGCATTCCTGCCGGAACTATATCAAAGCCTGCAAACTCAGTGGACCACATTGCACGGCCTTCCGTTGCAGAACGCACGTCTCCCGCAAAACCAAATAGCTGTGCAACAGGCGCTTTTCCAACAACTGTTATGGTGTCCCCCTCTGACCTCATATCTGAAACCTGGCCGCGGCGACCCTGGATCATTCCGGTTGCACTGCCCATGTGCTCCTGGGGGACGGTTATCTGGAGGTACTGCATAGGCTCAAGCAGTGAGTCTCCGGCAAGGAGGATACCTGCCTTAACAGCGCTTCTTACAGCCGGAATCACCTGAGCAGGACCACGGTGGATTGCATCCTCGTGTAGCTTTACATCGACAAGCTTTATCTTGACGTTCTGGACCTGTTCGTCTGCAAGAGGTCCTCCTGCAAGGGCTTCACGCCAGCCTTCAAGAACAAGCTCCATGGTCTCGTTGAGGTACTGAATACCCTTTGTCATATCGAAGAACATATTTGTCCCCTCGATTGCGGTAAGGTTCTTTGCCTCGTCCTTGTCAAAACCTGCTTCAGTCAGGGCGTCACGTCTTTCAAGTGCCGGAAGGTCCATCGAGATTTTTCCGTCCTTGATAAGTTTTACGACGTTTTCCGGAACAGGCTCAAGCTCGATGTAGAACCTGTTGTGGCGGTTCGGGGACTTTCCTTCGACAGGCCCTGCAGTACCGGTTATAGTCTCACGGTATACCACGATAGGCGGTGAAGTTACGATATCGACCTTCTTGTCACGTACTATACGGCCGGTTATAACCTCAAGGTGAAGTTCTCCCATACCGGAGATCAGGTGTTCCCCTGTCTCTTCGTTGATTGTGACCTTAACAGTCGGGTCCTCCTTTGCTACCTGACGCAGGACCGTGATAAGCTTAGGGAGATCTTTCATGTTCTTTGCTTCTACCGCGACTGTCATTACAGGCTCCGAGTAGTGCTGGAGGGATTCAAACGGAGTCATATCCATTATGCTTGTGACCGTTGAACCGACGATTGCGTCTTTAAGGCCTGTTACAGCTGCAATGTTTCCTGCAGGAAGCTCCTCCACTTCAATCCTTTCGGCACCCATGAAGATACCTACCTGGGTTATACGGTTTGCCTTCTGCCCAGAACCTATGATGTAGCACTCTGTTCCGCGTCTGAGTGTTCCGGAGAAGAGACGGCCTGTTGCGACTTCACCGGCATGCTGGTCGAACGAGATGTCTGTTACCATCAGGCATACAGGTCCGTTCGGGTTGCATGAAAGCATGGATTTACCCTCATTTGTGTTTGGGTCACCGTGATGCCAGATAATAGGAACACGGCGTTTCTGGGATTCAAGCGGGTCAGGAAGGTGACGCACGACCATGTCCAGAACGACCTGGCACAGCGGGCTTTTCTTTGCGAGCCATTTCATATCGTTGGCTTTACACTTCTCATAGACATCTTTGAACGAAACTCCGCTCTTCTTCATGAAAGGAACGGATATAGCCCAGTTATATAATGCCGACCCGAATGCAACCGTTCCTTCGGCTGCGTCAAGTTTCCACCCGTTTTTATAGGCCTCTTCGCTCATTCCCTTGATGAGTTTGTTGACTTTGTCTATTACTTTTCCAAGGCGTATCTGCATCTCCATTTCATCAACTTTAAGTTCGTTGATTAAACGGTCTACCTTGTTTACGAAAAGTACAGGTTTTACACCCTCTTTCAATGCCTGTCGGAGAACAGTCTCAGTCTGCGGCATTGTCCCTTCTACAGCGTCGACAAGGACCACAGCACCATCAACTGCACGCATTGCACGTGTAACGTCACCACCGAAGTCGACGTGGCCCGGCGTGTCAATCATGTTGATAAGGTATTCGTCGCCTTCGTATTCGTGTACCATTGATACGTTCGACGCATCTATGGTTATTCCACGTGCCTGTTCTTCTTCATCCGAATCCATCCAGCAGGCTTTTCCTGCAATCTCCTCGCTGATCATCCCCGCACCTGCGAGAAGGTTGTCAGAGAGGGTAGTCTTCCCGTGGTCTATGTGAGCTACTATACCGATGTTCCTGATATGTTCAGGCTTTCCCATCAGTTCTGTAACTCTTTCTACCATCTGTTTTCGTTTGGTCATCCTAAAACACCAAAAAAAGTATTGCTAAAAAAATTTAACGTGCAGACTTGGCTACACGTTCACGCTCTTCCTTCTTTGCCACAGCAAAACTGCGTGTATCCCCTGCGGCAGCGGCGATAAGTTCGTCTGCAAGGGCTGCTGATGCTGATTTTTTCTTCTTGTGGCTTGCCTGGCTTACGCCTTTTGCAATGAAGTAAAGAGCAGTATCTATACGACGCTGCGGTGCAGTATCCACTGACTTCGGGACATTTATACCACCGTACTTCAGACGGACGGTCTCTTCCCTTGGCCCGGAGTTTGCAATTGCATCTATAAGCACTTCAACAGGGTTCTTTTTTGTCTTTTTGTTTATTATATCAAAAGCTTCTTCCACAATACGTGAAGTAAGCTCTTTTTTGCCCGTGTTGTGCTCTGTCTGCATGAGTCTGTTAATCAGGCGCTCTACAATGAGCATTTCAGACTTTGAAAACTGCTGCTTCTGTTTTCTTCCGCAAGAGTGCGGCACTATAAGAGAGTTGACACTGACATACCTGACAAGACCCGGGTCATTTACCTTTACTTCAGAGATGTCCCACTTGTTGAAGAGAAGATTAGTGCTCTTTTCTTCGATTGGGGCAGTCTCATTTTCCTGTGCGATTTCTTCTGCGCTCATAAAGATTACCTGCGTGGTTTCTCCTTTCTGCCAAGTACCATTTCGCGAAGGCATACGTTGTTTACAGCCGTGACCTGGTAACGGACACCAGGAATATCACCCTTCGAACGGCCCAGACGTCCGCCGATTCCCTCAATTGTGACTTCATCGTGCTCGTCTATGAAGTTGATTGCACCGTCTCCTACTGCAAATGCGCTTACCTGACGACCGTTTTTAATGAGCTGTACACGGACGCACTTACGAATAGCCGAGTTAGGCTGTTTTGCTTCCACACCAATCTTTTCAAGGACAATCCCGCGGCCCTGAGGTGCGCCCTCAAGCGGGTCTGACTTTATGTCAAGACCAAGGGCTTTCCTTGAATAGTTTACATCGCGCCATCTGTTGTTTTTAGAGTCGCGCTTACACTTTCTTGCTGCAAATTTACCGTTTCCCAATTGAACACCTCAATCAGATGGAAAAAATCCATTAATTCTGCCTCTTGATGATGCGCGAATTTCGCGCGAAATTGATATGATATGGCTACAGAGTAATTCCATCAAATTTTAAGAGAAGCGAGGCGAATTCATCCAAAATTCACGGAAAACAGGTAGATACCAACCCGCTGTCCTCACCGCCGCTGCCAATCTATATCAGACTTCTCCCTAAATTTAGGTCCTGAATAGTATTAAAGATATTAGCTCCTGCCTGAAGGACAGATCCGCGGAGGCCCGGAGGGAATCAGGAAAAAACTTTCATTCCATCCCCTATTGAAGAAACAACCGTTTATATGTGCCTGATAAGGATACAAGCATTTATATTGCACTTTAAAAGTTCTTTAAATAGAAACTTTTCTGCGAAACATGCTATTTTTGTCCTTCTCCATGCATTTATTCTGTTTTTTTAAACATTTTATGCACCTGATGGTGCGCGAGGTGGTATGCAGAAACTTTTTATTTATATTATTTTCAGGTAAGGATGCTTTTTATTTCAATAAATTCAGGGTATTCTGAAAATAAAACCTGTAATATATATGTCCTGGCAAAGCGCATTTTTGTGGTACAGGCCCGGGAATATTAAAAAAGGACTGGTTGAGAATTAATATCTGAAAATAATTACTCATCTTTTATTATTTCTGCTCTTTTTATCTCTGTGGCAGTAGTATCCGTTGTTCTGGTTTTGTTTGTATCTGAAAGCGAGTTTTCGGCAGAAGTCATTTATTCCGTCTCTTTTGTAATTATGCAGGTCGCTTTTTTCTGCGTTGTCACGTATTTCATATTGCGTATGAGGGAGTGGCTGAGCTGTCTTATGTAAGCCGGAATCAAACACAGCCATGAACTTGAGGAAATGAGAAAAGATCTTGAATTAATAAAAAAGGGTCTTGAAAGAATTGATTCAGAGACTGAAATAAATAACCGGTGACCGGGGCAGGGAGCTCAGGAATAAAAAAAAGGTCCTGCAACTAAAGTTTTACTTTCATTCAAAACAAAGTAATTACACTAGATTAAACTCTTTGCGTCTGCCGGATAATTGACCTTGTTTTCAGGAGTCTTTGGTCCGTGGAAAATTGCAGTTGGGTTTTCAGGTGTCTGTGATATAAAATGAGTGTCCGGATTTATAAGGAAGCATATTTTGAGGCAAGCCACAGGCTTCTTCATTACAATGGAAAGTGTTTCCGCCTTCATGGTCACCAGTGGAGGGCGGAGTTCTGGGTTGAAGGAGATACAACGGCCGATTCGAATATCCTCGTAGATTACAATATGATAAAGGAGGTCGTGGGCCGCTATGATCACCAGGTCATACTCAACACAGAAGACCCTATGGTAGAATGCCTCTCAAAATTTCAGGAGGTCGTTACGACCGATGGAGACCCTACAAGTGAGCTTATGGCCGAAAGAATGGCAAAGGAAGTGGAAGAAGAGTGCAGTAAACTCGGAATAGCTGCAAGGGTTACTAAATGCCGCATCTGGGAGTCGACTTCCTGTTTTGCCGAGTGGACTCCTTGAAAATATAATCTATTCCCGGAAAGTTATCCAAAAATGAAAGTCGTTGAAATTTTCAAAAGCCTCCAGGGGGAGGGTCCTGACCAGGGTATTGTAACTACATTCATACGCCTTGGCGGGTGTAACCTCCACTGCAGGTGGTGCGACACTTCTTATTCACATACTGCCGGCTCTGAAATGGGTGCTTCTGAAATCCTTGAGAAAGTAAGGGAGTTTGGCGCACCGCATGTATGTGTCACAGGAGGAGAGCCTCTCCTGTCTGTAAATGATCTCCTGCCCCTTCTGAAAAGTCTTTATGATGAAGGTTTCATTATTGAAATCGAGACGAACGGCACTATAAATCCTGCTTTGTGCAGGGAGTATGCAACTATATGCATGGACATTAAATGTCCTTCGTCAGGTGAGAAAAGTGATCTTTCCCTCCTGAAATATCTCGGCTTTGACGACTCGGTCAAATTTGTGGTCGCGGACATAAACGACTGCGAGTACGCACGCGGCGTAATTGAAAACAAAGAATTTATCGCCAAAATCTTCATATCTCCTGTATGGGGATGTGATTATGGGATTATTGCAGATTATGTAATAGAACACCGGTTGCCTGTAAAATTTCAGGTGCAGCTTCACAAGGTAATAGGAGTAAAATGAAATGAAAGCAGTTTGTCTTATGTCGGGCGGGATGGATTCGTCTACTCTTGCCTACTTTGCAAAGGACATGGGCTATGATATACTGGCCCTTCATACAAGATATGGACAGAGAACAGAGGAAAAAGAGCTTGAATGTGCAAAAAAGATTGCCAAATCCCTCAATGCACCTGAGTTTATGGAAATATCCCTCTCATACCTGACAAAATTCGGCGGGAGTTCTTTAACTGACAATTCAATGACCGTATTTGACCACAGTGACGAAACTGACGAGAAAAAGATACCTAATACGTATGTCCCATTCAGAAATTCGAATCTTCTCTCGATAGCGACAAGCTACGCCGAGTCAAGGGGTGCAGAGGCTATATTTATAGGTGTCCAGGCGTCTGACTACGCGGGGTATCCCGACTGCCGGCCTGAATTCGTAGAAGCTTTCCAGAAGGTTATCGATTTGGGGACTTCCGATGAAACCCACATTAAGCTTATGACACCCTTTGTAAACCTTAACAAGACCGAAATCCTCAAAATAGGCATGAAGCTCGGCGTCCCGTATAAAGACACGTGGTCGTGCTACAAGAGCAATTTCCCCGCATGTGGAAAGTGTGACTCCTGCTATTACAGGCTGAAGGCCTTCGAGGAAATCGGCGTCGAAGACCCGATAGAATATATGAAATAAGCTGTTGACCATTTTTATAGCTGTAGCAGATTTTGGTGCTGGTTGAATATGAAAAAGATTGACGACATATATAGCGGCAAGAGGCTTAAGGTTGAACGTGTGGAGGTAGAACTTCCCGGAGGAGTCTCGCTTGAGAGAATCGTCGTAAAGCCCGGGGGTGCCGTTGCCATACTCCCTACGGATGATGAATACTGTTACCTGATAAAGCAGTACAGGTATCCGATTGATAAGTATATCTACGAGGCGCCGGCAGGCACGATGGAGGAGAATGAGAAGCCCGGTGAGACTGCATGCCGTGAGCTCATAGAAGAGACCGGTCTTAAGGCGGAAGAGTTCATCCCGAAAGGCTACATTTATACGACTCCGGGTTTTACGAACGAGACCGTATTCCTGTATGAAGCCCACAATTTCACGCCTTCCGATGAATTCAGGAAAGATGAGGACGAGGTTATTGAGGTTGTAAAAGTCAGCAGGTCTGAAGTCTTTGAGATGATAAAGGACGAAAGAATTGTCGACGCAAAAACCATCTGCCTTGCCTTCAAATGTCTCGGGATGAATGCGGAATGAAAAAAGTAATTCCCTTTCTGGTGGTTTTCGGAGTTTTTGCTGTATTTGTTCTCTGTGCAGGGTGCACTTCACCCGAAACGAAGGCAGTGCCGGCAAACAACACATTTTCTTATTCGGTGTCTGGCGCCGGCGTTTTGAACGTTGAAAAAGTTGATTACTCGTATTCCCTGGGAAATGTCACGAATGCCGGTGAAAACGGTTCGGTTAAAGTGTCTGAAATCCTGATGAAGGGTGATGATTCAACTGGCGTGTACGCACTCCTTGCAGAGCCGAAAGACCCTGTTGCAGGAATTGTCTTTGCCCCCGGGGCAGGAGTAAGTGCCGACTCGCATCTTAACCGCTCCATAGCCTATGCGGAATCGGGAATTGCGTTTATGGTTGTGGATGTCCGCGGAAACGGCGGGAAAACCACTGGATATCCTCTTAATTTACAGAAAGACCTGGACGTCATTTCCGGTGGAGGAATTCCCCAGAATTACCTGATAGTGTTCGATATGATTGCCGCAAAGGACTATCTTAAGGAGATTTACGGTGAGGGCTTCCCTGTCTATGCAATGGGTTCCTCAAACGGCGGAAGGTATGCGGCGGTTGCAGCAGGGTCGGACAAAAGTTTCTCAGGGTATTTCGGTGTATCAACTTCCGGGTACGACTATGACGAAGGCGTAAACGGGGATGAGGTTGACAGGTTCATAAACAGCATAAACCCGTACACATACATAGGAAACATGACTCCTGAGCCTGTTGTAATATTTCATGCACCAAACGACAACATAATCGACTTTGAGTACGGCTATGAACTTTATGAAAATGCATCAGAACCGAAGACGTTTGTCTCGTTCAACGGTACGCACGGTATAAACGGAGAGGTTGACAGTTATATAGAAGCACTCCTTTCAAATTATACTAAGGCTTAATGCTATACAGGTCGAATTGTAGTAAAGTTTCCTTACGGGATAAAGGATGAGAGGATTAATTTAATGGAAGACGAAGTTGAGCTTGACAGCGCAAGAAAGCGATACGAATTCAAAAAAACTCTGGAAAAACTCGGCGAAAAGGAAGGCAGCGGCACAGAGCTTATTTCAATATACATACCACCGGACAAGCAGATATACGATGTAACCGCACAGCTTCGTGATGAGTATGGGCAGTGTGCAAATATTAAAAGCAAGCAGACGAGGACGAACGTCCAGAGCGCAATCTCATCCATCCTTTCACGACTGAAATATTACGATCACCCACCTAAAAACGGAATGGCTCTCTTCTGCGGAAGTGTAAAACTCGGGGGAGACCGGACATCGATGGACTGTACGATAATCGAGCCGCCCGAACCTGTATCTCTTTATATGTACAGGTGCTCTTCGAATTTCGAACTTGAGCCTTTAGAGCAGATGCTCGTCGAAAAGGAGGTCTACGGACTTATAGTGATTGACCGAAGGGAAGCCTACATCGGTTTTCTGCGTGGAAACCGAATCGAGCCTATGTCAGGCGTCACTTCGACCGTCCCCGGAAAACAGAGAAAGGGTGGTCAGTCCGCAATGCGTTTCCAGAGGTTGCGTCTGATTGCGATAAACGAGTTCTACAAGAAAGTTGCAGACCGTGCAAATGATATATTCCTTGCAGAGCCTGATTTCTTTGAGAGGTTCAGGGGTGTTCTTATCGGTGGGCCGACGCCTACAAAAGACGAGTTCTACGAGGGCGCATACCTTCATCACGAACTCCAGAAGCGGGTCATAGGACTTTTCGACGTCTCCTATACGAACGAAAGCGGCCTTGCCGAGCTTGTCGACAATGCAAGCGACGCTCTCAGGGGTGTCGAAGTGATGAAGGAAAAGGTCATAATGGACAGGTTCTTCAAGGAGCTTGTAAAAGACGACGGTCTTTCATCATACGGAGAGGAGAGTGTCAGGAAAAACCTGGAACTGAGTGCAGTAGATACGCTTCTTTTATCAAGCGTACTTAGAGAGTCGAGGATAAAAATTCAGTGCCAGAACTGCGACTATTCGCGTGAAGAAACGGTAAATGTCTTACCTGGCAAAAAAATGTCAGAACTTGACCTTGGAATATGCCCAAAATGCTC harbors:
- a CDS encoding elongation factor EF-2 — encoded protein: MTKRKQMVERVTELMGKPEHIRNIGIVAHIDHGKTTLSDNLLAGAGMISEEIAGKACWMDSDEEEQARGITIDASNVSMVHEYEGDEYLINMIDTPGHVDFGGDVTRAMRAVDGAVVLVDAVEGTMPQTETVLRQALKEGVKPVLFVNKVDRLINELKVDEMEMQIRLGKVIDKVNKLIKGMSEEAYKNGWKLDAAEGTVAFGSALYNWAISVPFMKKSGVSFKDVYEKCKANDMKWLAKKSPLCQVVLDMVVRHLPDPLESQKRRVPIIWHHGDPNTNEGKSMLSCNPNGPVCLMVTDISFDQHAGEVATGRLFSGTLRRGTECYIIGSGQKANRITQVGIFMGAERIEVEELPAGNIAAVTGLKDAIVGSTVTSIMDMTPFESLQHYSEPVMTVAVEAKNMKDLPKLITVLRQVAKEDPTVKVTINEETGEHLISGMGELHLEVITGRIVRDKKVDIVTSPPIVVYRETITGTAGPVEGKSPNRHNRFYIELEPVPENVVKLIKDGKISMDLPALERRDALTEAGFDKDEAKNLTAIEGTNMFFDMTKGIQYLNETMELVLEGWREALAGGPLADEQVQNVKIKLVDVKLHEDAIHRGPAQVIPAVRSAVKAGILLAGDSLLEPMQYLQITVPQEHMGSATGMIQGRRGQVSDMRSEGDTITVVGKAPVAQLFGFAGDVRSATEGRAMWSTEFAGFDIVPAGMLKDVVKEIRKRKGLKEQIPEPADYLA
- a CDS encoding 30S ribosomal protein S7, with product MSAEEIAQENETAPIEEKSTNLLFNKWDISEVKVNDPGLVRYVSVNSLIVPHSCGRKQKQQFSKSEMLIVERLINRLMQTEHNTGKKELTSRIVEEAFDIINKKTKKNPVEVLIDAIANSGPREETVRLKYGGINVPKSVDTAPQRRIDTALYFIAKGVSQASHKKKKSASAALADELIAAAAGDTRSFAVAKKEERERVAKSAR
- a CDS encoding 30S ribosomal protein S12, coding for MGNGKFAARKCKRDSKNNRWRDVNYSRKALGLDIKSDPLEGAPQGRGIVLEKIGVEAKQPNSAIRKCVRVQLIKNGRQVSAFAVGDGAINFIDEHDEVTIEGIGGRLGRSKGDIPGVRYQVTAVNNVCLREMVLGRKEKPRR
- a CDS encoding 6-carboxytetrahydropterin synthase; the encoded protein is MSVRIYKEAYFEASHRLLHYNGKCFRLHGHQWRAEFWVEGDTTADSNILVDYNMIKEVVGRYDHQVILNTEDPMVECLSKFQEVVTTDGDPTSELMAERMAKEVEEECSKLGIAARVTKCRIWESTSCFAEWTP
- a CDS encoding radical SAM protein, with translation MKVVEIFKSLQGEGPDQGIVTTFIRLGGCNLHCRWCDTSYSHTAGSEMGASEILEKVREFGAPHVCVTGGEPLLSVNDLLPLLKSLYDEGFIIEIETNGTINPALCREYATICMDIKCPSSGEKSDLSLLKYLGFDDSVKFVVADINDCEYARGVIENKEFIAKIFISPVWGCDYGIIADYVIEHRLPVKFQVQLHKVIGVK
- the queC gene encoding 7-cyano-7-deazaguanine synthase QueC, producing MKAVCLMSGGMDSSTLAYFAKDMGYDILALHTRYGQRTEEKELECAKKIAKSLNAPEFMEISLSYLTKFGGSSLTDNSMTVFDHSDETDEKKIPNTYVPFRNSNLLSIATSYAESRGAEAIFIGVQASDYAGYPDCRPEFVEAFQKVIDLGTSDETHIKLMTPFVNLNKTEILKIGMKLGVPYKDTWSCYKSNFPACGKCDSCYYRLKAFEEIGVEDPIEYMK
- a CDS encoding NUDIX hydrolase, which encodes MKKIDDIYSGKRLKVERVEVELPGGVSLERIVVKPGGAVAILPTDDEYCYLIKQYRYPIDKYIYEAPAGTMEENEKPGETACRELIEETGLKAEEFIPKGYIYTTPGFTNETVFLYEAHNFTPSDEFRKDEDEVIEVVKVSRSEVFEMIKDERIVDAKTICLAFKCLGMNAE
- a CDS encoding S9 family peptidase — translated: MKKVIPFLVVFGVFAVFVLCAGCTSPETKAVPANNTFSYSVSGAGVLNVEKVDYSYSLGNVTNAGENGSVKVSEILMKGDDSTGVYALLAEPKDPVAGIVFAPGAGVSADSHLNRSIAYAESGIAFMVVDVRGNGGKTTGYPLNLQKDLDVISGGGIPQNYLIVFDMIAAKDYLKEIYGEGFPVYAMGSSNGGRYAAVAAGSDKSFSGYFGVSTSGYDYDEGVNGDEVDRFINSINPYTYIGNMTPEPVVIFHAPNDNIIDFEYGYELYENASEPKTFVSFNGTHGINGEVDSYIEALLSNYTKA
- the prf1 gene encoding peptide chain release factor aRF-1, whose translation is MEDEVELDSARKRYEFKKTLEKLGEKEGSGTELISIYIPPDKQIYDVTAQLRDEYGQCANIKSKQTRTNVQSAISSILSRLKYYDHPPKNGMALFCGSVKLGGDRTSMDCTIIEPPEPVSLYMYRCSSNFELEPLEQMLVEKEVYGLIVIDRREAYIGFLRGNRIEPMSGVTSTVPGKQRKGGQSAMRFQRLRLIAINEFYKKVADRANDIFLAEPDFFERFRGVLIGGPTPTKDEFYEGAYLHHELQKRVIGLFDVSYTNESGLAELVDNASDALRGVEVMKEKVIMDRFFKELVKDDGLSSYGEESVRKNLELSAVDTLLLSSVLRESRIKIQCQNCDYSREETVNVLPGKKMSELDLGICPKCSAPLYISEETDIIDELAALADAGNTSVMIISDDFEEGAMLYNAFGGIAAILRYRTGY